In the genome of Pempheris klunzingeri isolate RE-2024b chromosome 11, fPemKlu1.hap1, whole genome shotgun sequence, one region contains:
- the LOC139209447 gene encoding 6-phosphofructo-2-kinase/fructose-2,6-bisphosphatase 2-like, whose amino-acid sequence MAARQQSPAADGSAEAKRTDHRANEKKCSWASYMTNIPTVIVMIGLPARGKTYMSKKLTRYLNWIGVPTRVFNLGVYRREAVQSYKSYDFFRHDNKEAMQIRKQCALVALEDVKVYLNEEGGQIAVFDATNTTRERRELILNFAKDNAYKVFFVESICDDPDVIATNILDVKVSSPDYPKRDRESVMEDFLKRIECYKVTYQPLDPDEHDKNLSFIQVINVGKRFLVNRVQDYIQSKIVYYLMNIHVHSHSIYLCRHGESHHNVEGFIGGDSELSERGKQFAVALKGFVEEHHLSGLKVWTSQLRRTIQTAEELGVPYEQWKILNEIDAGVCEEMTYKMIEETYPEEYAMRDQDKYHYRYPGGESYQDLVQRLEPVIMELERQGNVLVICHQAVMRCLLAYFLDKSADDLPYLKCPLHTVLKLTPVAYGCKVDKFDLKVEAVNTHRDRPLNKVRTNVPPAFFRRNSFTPLSSQDQIKRPRLYSVGNPPHGRMSQVPTLPSMQFSEVSEGAELLQSEDSVNGFSAAADTEDDCVRS is encoded by the exons ATGGCTGCCAGACAGCAGAGCCCCGCAGCAGACGGCTCAGCAGAAGCCAAAAGAACCGACCACAGGGCCAATGAGAAGAAGTGCT CGTGGGCCTCCTACATGACCAATATTCCGACTGTGATTGTGATGATTGGGTTGCCCGCCAGGGGGAAAACCTACATGTCCAAGAAGCTGACACGCTACCTCAACTGGATTGGAGTGCCAACGAGGG TATTTAACCTTGGAGTTTATAGGAGAGAGGCGGTGCAGTCCTACAAGTCCTATGACTTCTTCAGACATGACAACAAAGAAGCAATGCAAATTAGAAA ACAGTGTGCTCTGGTGGCACTGGAGGATGTCAAGGTCTATCTGAATGAAGAAGGAGGCCAGATTGCT GTTTTTGATGCCACCAACACcaccagagagaggagggaactCATCCTTAATTTTGCAAAGGATAACGCGTACAAG GTGTTCTTTGTTGAATCAATATGTGATGATCCAGATGTCATCGCTACAAATATCCTG GATGTGAAGGTGTCCAGCCCTGATTACCCcaagagggacagagaaagTGTCATGGAGGACTTTCTGAAGAGAATAGAATGCTATAAAGTGACCTACCAACCTTTAGATCCGGACGAGCACGACAA GAACCTTTCCTTCATCCAGGTCATCAACGTCGGAAAGCGTTTCTTGGTGAACAGGGTGCAGGACTACATCCAAAGTAAGATCGTGTACTACCTCATGAACATCCACGTACACTCCCACTCCATCTACCTCTGTCGGCATGGAGAGAGCCATCACAATGTGGAGGGATTCATCGGGGGAGACTCTGAActgtcagagagagggaaacag TTTGCAGTAGCACTGAAGGGTTTTGTGGAAGAGCACCATCTGTCAGGCCTGAAGGTTTGGACCAGCCAGCTGAGACGTACCATTCAGACGGCAGAGGAGCTGGGCGTCCCCTATGAGCAGTGGAAAATCCTAAACGAAATAGATGCT GGAGTGTGTGAAGAAATGACGTATAAGATGATTGAGGAAACATACCCGGAGGAGTATGCCATGAGGGACCAGGATAAATACCATTACCGCTACCCTGGAGGAGAG TCCTATCAAGACCTGGTTCAGCGGCTGGAGCCAGTCATCATGGAGCTGGAGCGACAGGGCAACGTGCTGGTCATCTGTCACCAGGCCGTCATGCGCTGCTTGCTCGCCTACTTCCTGGACAAGAGTGCag ATGATCTACCCTACTTGAAGTGTCCCCTGCACACTGTCCTAAAACTCACCCCTGTGGCTTATG GCTGTAAAGTGGACAAGTTTGACTTGAAGGTGGAGGCTGTCAACACTCACAGGGACAGACCGTTG AATAAAGTCAGAACAAATGTGCCGCCAGCTTTCTTCCGACGAAACAGCTTCACTCCGCTGTCCAGCCAAGACCAGATTAAACGCCCTCGTCTTTACAGCGTGGGCAACCCTCCACACGGCCGCATGTCCCAGGTCCCAACTTTACCCAGCATGCAGTTCTCTGAAGTGTCTGAGGGGGCAGAGCTGCTACAAAGCGAG GACTCTGTGAACGgtttcagtgcagcagcagacacagaagACGACTGTGTTCGGAGTTAA